From Gouania willdenowi chromosome 18, fGouWil2.1, whole genome shotgun sequence, one genomic window encodes:
- the LOC114480534 gene encoding serine/threonine-protein kinase pim-1-like, which yields MFDCVRKIFRKNNHNNDNNKNDNKIVSILRKAVLNTQRNFRKFLQKFKKEKSKVVIQIPQQEDDEQHKGDTEDKEIISQDVISFPDMPITSSDPSGFSCSPIMVNPKTRTWPSIPSFSLSSTGSHSKVSSTHSDDSFFGVQEYSCHHPDAIKTTFHRDSTVLSSRKEFTSKYLEEEMLGQGGFSQVYAGDCWSDFTPVAIKHIPKKKVQFVRVNCHGNVYNEILEVVLMKQAAGLLCDGSFENPAVIGLMDIFDLESEVIIVMERLTDTVDGYDYYTQKRRIPEDQVKVIFKQIVNISLTMHKNGIFHRDLKLNNILVDSSKGTPEIRVIDFGCGDFVENEPFKNFCGTPAFSPPEVLRGETYMAEPTTVWQIGAMMYIICARTKFDTLVYMKRGKKVLKNVSKQCNDFLNKCLALNPKNRATLEDLRLHPWLK from the coding sequence ATGTTTGACTGTGTGAGGAAAATTTTCAGAAagaataatcataataatgataataataagaatGATAATAAGATTGTATCAATTTTACGTAAGGCTGTTTTGAACACTCAAAGAAACTTTAGGAAGTTTCTCCAAAAGTTCAAAAAGGAGAAATCCAAAGTTGTGATACAGATACCGCAGCAGGAGGATGATGAGCAACACAAGGGAGACACTGAAGACAAAGAAATAATCAGTCAGGACGTGATCTCGTTTCCAGACATGCCAATCACATCTTCAGACCCATCAGGGTTTAGTTGTAGTCCGATCATGGTAAATCCAAAGACTCGGACCTGGCCATCTATaccttctttttctttgtcttcCACCGGTTCACACTCAAAAGTATCTTCAACACACTCAGATGATTCTTTCTTTGGAGTGCAGGAATATTCTTGTCATCATCCTGAtgccataaaaacaacatttcacCGCGATTCAACTGTCCTGAGCAGCAGGAAGGAGTTTACAAGCAAGTACCTTGAAGAGGAAATGCTCGGTCAAGGTGGATTTTCACAGGTTTACGCTGGAGATTGTTGGTCCGATTTTACACCTGTGGCCATAAAACACATCCCCAAGAAGAAAGTGCAGTTTGTGCGAGTGAACTGTCATGGTAATGTTTACAATGAGATCTTGGAGGTGGTCCTCATGAAGCAGGCGGCCGGTCTTCTCTGCGACGGCAGCTTTGAAAACCCCGCCGTGATTGGCCTCATGGACATCTTTGACCTGGAGTCGGAGGTGATTATCGTCATGGAACGACTGACGGACACAGTGGACGGGTACGATTACTATACTCAAAAAAGACGTATACCAGAGGATCAGGTCAAGGTCATCTTCAAACAGATAGTCAACATTTCATTGACCATGCACAAAAATGGCATCTTCCACCGAGACTTAAAGTTGAATAACATCCTGGTAGATAGCAGCAAAGGAACTCCTGAGATCCGAGTCATCGACTTTGGTTGTGGGGATTTTGTAGAAAACGAGCCCTTCAAAAACTTCTGTGGAACTCCAGCATTTTCACCACCAGAAGTTCTTCGTGGGGAAACTTACATGGCCGAGCCTACGACGGTATGGCAAATCGGAGCCATGATGTATATTATCTGTGCCAGGACCAAATTTGATACATTGGTGTACatgaaaagaggcaaaaaagtgctgaaaaatgtatcaaaacaaTGTAATGACTTCTTGAACAAGTGTCTGGCCTTGAACCCAAAGAACCGTGCAACCTTAGAGGATCTACGTCTACATCCCTGGCTGAAGTGA